In Nitrosophilus labii, the following proteins share a genomic window:
- a CDS encoding MlaE family ABC transporter permease has product MESIFYYLGLPFVKFYKSLEKFGEFIIFQLKLLPLFFVPPYRIKETFKQIEIIGVGSFFVIALTALFTGLVEAIQLYHGFHKFGAESFIGYTIFVSISKELGPVFGALMLVSRAISAMAAELGTMRVTEQIDAIDTLAIDSKKYLIIPRIIATTISLPILVIMFVFIGNLSAYLISTIALGVNPTAYKDTITTFLEFSDIGTGIIKAFVFGYLISIIGTYIGYFTRGGARGVGLSTTKAVVYSAMTIFAANYFLSSIFLYLDW; this is encoded by the coding sequence ATGGAATCAATTTTTTACTATCTTGGTCTTCCTTTTGTAAAGTTTTATAAAAGTTTGGAAAAATTTGGCGAATTTATAATATTTCAACTAAAACTATTACCGCTGTTTTTTGTACCTCCATACAGAATAAAAGAGACTTTTAAACAGATAGAAATCATAGGAGTAGGCTCTTTTTTTGTTATAGCCTTGACTGCTCTGTTTACGGGACTCGTAGAAGCCATACAACTCTATCACGGTTTTCATAAATTTGGTGCCGAAAGTTTTATAGGATATACTATTTTCGTCTCTATCTCTAAAGAGCTTGGACCGGTATTTGGGGCTTTAATGCTAGTTTCTCGTGCAATCAGCGCGATGGCTGCGGAACTTGGAACAATGAGAGTTACCGAGCAGATAGATGCGATAGATACTTTGGCTATCGATTCAAAAAAGTATCTAATAATTCCTAGAATAATAGCCACTACAATCTCACTGCCTATTTTGGTAATTATGTTTGTTTTTATAGGAAATTTAAGCGCCTATCTTATCTCAACAATAGCGTTGGGAGTCAATCCTACGGCTTATAAAGATACTATTACAACATTTTTAGAATTTAGCGATATAGGAACGGGTATAATAAAAGCCTTTGTTTTTGGATATCTTATAAGTATTATAGGTACGTATATTGGATATTTTACAAGAGGGGGTGCTAGAGGAGTAGGACTCTCTACGACAAAAGCCGTTGTTTATTCGGCAATGACCATATTTGCGGCAAACTACTTTTTATCTAGTATATTTTTATACCTTGATTGGTAA
- the acpS gene encoding holo-ACP synthase yields MIGVDIIKIDRIKKMVEKFGEKGLKRFLNDSEIEKLKKIETIAGYWAAKEAIAKALKTGIGKELSFKDIEIYKEKSGAPNFKLPQRIVEKYKIKDKSLSISHDGEYAIAVAAIESSAGNES; encoded by the coding sequence ATGATAGGCGTAGATATTATAAAAATCGACAGAATTAAAAAAATGGTAGAAAAGTTCGGAGAAAAAGGGCTAAAAAGATTTTTAAACGATTCGGAGATCGAAAAACTCAAAAAAATAGAAACTATTGCCGGTTACTGGGCAGCAAAAGAGGCTATAGCAAAAGCATTGAAAACAGGCATAGGAAAAGAGCTCTCTTTTAAGGATATAGAAATCTACAAAGAAAAAAGCGGCGCGCCAAATTTTAAACTGCCACAAAGAATCGTCGAAAAATACAAAATAAAAGACAAATCTCTCTCAATCTCTCATGATGGAGAGTACGCCATAGCCGTAGCGGCGATAGAATCATCCGCCGGCAACGAAAGTTAA
- the thiS gene encoding sulfur carrier protein ThiS: MKVTINGEEKNFLESKTLQEILKELKVEDKVMAIAVNMEIVKKDKWREFVPKEGDKIEMLTFVAGG; the protein is encoded by the coding sequence ATGAAAGTAACGATTAATGGTGAAGAGAAAAATTTTTTGGAAAGCAAAACTTTACAAGAGATTTTAAAAGAGTTGAAAGTTGAAGACAAAGTTATGGCAATTGCCGTGAATATGGAGATAGTAAAAAAAGATAAGTGGCGAGAGTTTGTTCCTAAAGAGGGAGATAAGATAGAGATGTTAACTTTCGTTGCCGGCGGATGA
- a CDS encoding ankyrin repeat domain-containing protein, producing MKKLALFLTVLIISYADSVNGWTPLHEAIFKNDLKSAQKLINEGANIDAKSKAGISPLHIAVKIRNLEEVRWLVENDADIDIQDSNGLTPLHYAVGQRRLSIVKYLIMHEADVNIKNIYGITPLHQAAYSGDVDIVNYLLDHGADPNIKNAQGVNPCQLAYAKHRWAIVNILKYVTEGECR from the coding sequence ATGAAAAAATTGGCTCTGTTTTTAACTGTTTTGATTATAAGTTATGCCGATAGCGTTAACGGGTGGACTCCTTTGCATGAAGCTATTTTCAAAAACGATTTAAAGAGCGCTCAAAAACTTATAAATGAGGGGGCAAATATTGATGCTAAAAGTAAAGCCGGTATTTCGCCTTTGCATATTGCTGTTAAAATACGAAATTTAGAAGAAGTTAGATGGCTTGTTGAAAATGATGCTGATATTGACATCCAAGATAGTAACGGTTTGACGCCCTTACATTATGCGGTAGGTCAAAGAAGACTTTCTATAGTAAAATATCTTATTATGCATGAAGCCGATGTAAATATAAAAAATATATATGGTATCACACCTCTGCATCAAGCTGCTTATTCTGGTGATGTTGATATTGTGAACTATCTTTTAGATCACGGTGCTGATCCAAACATCAAAAACGCTCAGGGAGTAAATCCTTGCCAATTGGCGTACGCTAAACATAGATGGGCGATTGTAAATATCTTAAAATATGTAACAGAGGGGGAGTGTAGATGA
- a CDS encoding SAM-dependent methyltransferase → MVRFSEFMQKWLYDSDGYYANFKAIGKEGDFYTAVSVSKFFGGAIAKHLIMLINEGKLSKNAEIFEIGAHQGYLLADIIEFIYTLKPNLLKTLSFNIIEPFESLQKVQKEYFKNSFGDLIKLKHYGSLKGVKSKEAFVVANEIFDAFPCELVFKGDMGYIENYNIKFSKISDNVKKISEKYYMEKGEVAVGYEEFAFDLYNAFERCYFLSFDYGDLEVRNDFSIRVYQKHNIYPLFDEELELKNAYKKSDITYDVNFSHLIDAFKEAGFEKEAYKTQLVALIDFGITELLEVVKEKKGFNAYLREANKVKTLIHPAMMGERFKMVSFVK, encoded by the coding sequence ATGGTAAGATTTAGTGAATTTATGCAAAAATGGCTGTATGATAGTGACGGATATTATGCAAATTTTAAAGCTATAGGCAAAGAGGGCGATTTTTATACCGCAGTAAGCGTTAGTAAATTTTTTGGAGGAGCTATAGCAAAACATCTTATAATGCTTATAAATGAGGGTAAATTATCCAAAAATGCTGAAATTTTCGAGATAGGTGCGCATCAAGGCTATCTTCTTGCTGATATTATAGAGTTTATATACACATTGAAGCCTAATCTTTTAAAAACTCTATCCTTTAATATAATAGAGCCATTTGAGTCTTTGCAAAAGGTTCAAAAAGAGTATTTTAAAAACTCTTTTGGCGATTTGATAAAGTTAAAACATTACGGCTCTTTAAAAGGGGTGAAATCAAAAGAGGCTTTTGTAGTTGCAAACGAGATATTTGACGCATTTCCTTGTGAGCTAGTTTTCAAGGGAGATATGGGGTATATAGAAAATTACAATATAAAATTTTCTAAAATAAGTGATAATGTTAAAAAAATATCTGAAAAATACTATATGGAAAAAGGGGAAGTGGCCGTAGGTTATGAAGAGTTTGCATTTGATTTATATAATGCCTTTGAAAGGTGTTATTTTTTAAGTTTTGATTATGGAGATCTGGAAGTAAGAAACGATTTTTCTATACGTGTTTATCAAAAACATAATATTTATCCTCTTTTTGACGAAGAGTTGGAACTAAAAAATGCTTATAAAAAAAGTGATATTACATACGATGTAAATTTTTCTCATCTTATCGATGCATTTAAAGAGGCCGGTTTTGAAAAAGAAGCTTATAAAACACAGCTTGTAGCTTTGATAGATTTTGGAATAACTGAACTTTTAGAAGTTGTTAAAGAGAAAAAAGGATTTAACGCATATCTTAGGGAGGCTAATAAGGTAAAAACTCTAATCCATCCAGCTATGATGGGAGAAAGATTTAAGATGGTATCTTTTGTTAAATAG
- the radA gene encoding DNA repair protein RadA — translation MAKKRRVYECQACGFKSSKWMGKCTNCGVWDSFLELSDEQIEISKKIENSSKNPKAYPITKIKEDKIERFSTFDTELDLVLGGGIVPGSLVLIGGSPGVGKSTLLLKMCANLAKNGKKVLYVSAEESQGQIKLRANRIEANEDNLYLLSEIKLENILVELSNQNYELLVIDSIQTIYTEEITSAPGTVSQVRAVTFELMRVAKSTKTSIFIIGHITKDGSIAGPRVLEHMVDTVLYFEGDSSKDIRILRGFKNRFGSISEVGIFEMTKVGLVSAKDISGKFFSKKKRQAGSAITVVMEGSRPLVIEVQALVSESGYANPKRSATGFDSNRLTMLLALLEKKLELPFNQYDVFVNISGGIKIGETAADLAVIAAILSSFRNRPLNSETIFLGEVGLTGDIREVQMLDNRLKEAASQGFKKAIVPSKPIENNLLKCFVVDEVSKIIEWM, via the coding sequence ATGGCTAAAAAAAGAAGAGTATATGAGTGCCAAGCTTGCGGTTTTAAAAGCTCAAAATGGATGGGAAAATGTACCAACTGCGGAGTTTGGGACTCTTTTTTGGAATTAAGTGATGAGCAGATAGAAATATCAAAAAAGATAGAAAATAGTTCCAAAAACCCAAAAGCTTATCCTATCACAAAAATCAAAGAGGATAAGATAGAGAGATTTTCTACATTCGATACAGAGCTAGATCTTGTACTTGGGGGTGGTATCGTTCCAGGAAGTCTAGTATTGATAGGGGGAAGTCCTGGGGTTGGAAAATCCACACTTCTTTTAAAGATGTGTGCAAACTTGGCAAAAAACGGTAAAAAAGTACTTTACGTAAGCGCGGAAGAGTCGCAGGGACAGATAAAACTAAGAGCAAACAGAATCGAAGCCAATGAAGATAACCTCTATCTGCTTTCAGAAATAAAGCTTGAAAATATTTTAGTAGAACTAAGCAACCAAAATTATGAGCTTTTGGTTATAGACTCGATTCAAACAATTTATACCGAAGAAATTACATCTGCACCAGGTACCGTTTCTCAGGTAAGAGCCGTTACATTTGAACTTATGAGAGTAGCAAAATCTACCAAAACTTCCATATTCATTATAGGACATATTACAAAAGATGGCTCCATTGCAGGACCAAGAGTTTTGGAGCATATGGTAGATACGGTTTTATATTTTGAGGGGGACAGCTCAAAAGATATAAGGATCCTAAGAGGATTTAAAAACAGATTCGGAAGCATAAGCGAAGTTGGAATTTTTGAGATGACAAAGGTGGGGTTAGTAAGTGCAAAAGATATATCCGGCAAATTTTTCAGTAAAAAAAAGCGTCAGGCCGGTTCGGCTATAACCGTAGTTATGGAAGGCAGTAGACCTTTAGTTATCGAAGTTCAAGCACTAGTTAGCGAAAGCGGTTATGCAAACCCAAAAAGAAGTGCAACAGGATTTGACTCTAACAGACTAACAATGCTTTTAGCGCTATTAGAAAAAAAGCTGGAGCTTCCTTTCAATCAATATGATGTTTTTGTAAATATCTCAGGAGGTATAAAAATAGGTGAAACTGCCGCAGATTTAGCCGTTATCGCCGCTATTTTAAGTAGTTTTAGAAACAGACCTCTAAATAGTGAGACTATCTTTTTAGGCGAAGTTGGTCTAACGGGTGATATAAGAGAAGTGCAGATGCTAGATAACCGCCTAAAAGAAGCTGCCTCTCAAGGATTTAAAAAAGCAATCGTACCTTCTAAGCCAATTGAGAATAATCTACTTAAATGTTTTGTGGTAGATGAAGTATCAAAAATAATTGAGTGGATGTAA